CGGGGTCTGCGCAAGGGGTGGACCATTGGAACCGCAAACAGGCCCTCAGTCCTGCATGGCCCGCGCGACCAGCAAAGTGTCGGTGAACTGCTCGAAGCTGACGATCGTGCCCCCGGCCAGACGCCACACATGGGTGGCGCTGGCGGTCGTGGGGCTCACCACTGCATCTCGCCTTTGTTGACCTTGGCGCCGATGTCGAGTGCCAAGCCCATGCCGGCTTGCGGATAGGCCTTCTTCATCGCGTCGATCAGCTCGGCACCGGTCTTGGCCTTGGCGGCTTCCACATCGAAGCGCTGCAGATAGTCCCGGGTGTAGCGGATGGCGCTGGCGTCCATGGCGGTGCCGGGCGCCATATGGCCGGGCACGACGGTGGCGGGCTTGAGCGCTTCGAGCTCGTCCAACTGCGCGAACCAGGCTTGGCGCTCGCTGGCTTTCTGGGTGTCCGCGGTCCACACATGCAGATTGCCGAAGATCGCGATATTGCCGGCGATGGTCTTGATCGACGGAATCCAGACATAGGGGCGATGGGCCAGCTCGCCGGTGGTGCCACGCACTTCGACGGTTTCGCCGTCAACGATCAAGCTCGTGCCTTGCAGCAGGTCGGGCACGATGGGCTTGTGTGGCGCGTTGGCGCCCATTTTGGGCGCCCAGAAGGCCACCTTGCCGGCCAGCTTGGTCTGGATCTTTTCACGCACGGCCGGTGTGGTCAGCACCTGGGCTTGCGGGAAATACGCCTTCAGCACTTCGGCGCCGAAGTAGAAATCCGGGTCGGCATTGCTGATGAAGATGGTCTTCAGCGTCTTGCCGCTGTCCAGCACATTGGCTGCCACGCGCAGTGCATCGGCGCGGGTGAATCCACTGTCGATCACCAGGGCTTCGGTCTTGCCGCTGACCACCACGGCATTGACATGGAAGCTGTTGCCATCGGCGTTGTAGACCTTCACGGTCAGCGGTGCGGCCGTTTGAGCAGCGGCGCCCGTCGCAGCGGCTGCAACGATCCCCATCGTCAGGGCAGGCAGGAAGAAACCAGTGAGGCGGCGGGCAAAGCGTCGGGGCTGAAACATGGTGCGGTCTCCGTGGAGGGAAGCGAGGGACGACATGCACTCTAGGTTTTTCGATATGGTTGATAAAGTTCGCATCAATTGAATATTTATTGCTTGGATCGATGCAATGGACCGTTTGACCGCCGCGCGCGTGTTCGTCGAAGTGGCTGAGCGCGGCAGCCTGACGCAGACTGCGGAGCATCTGGAGATGTCGACGGCCATGGTCAGTCGCTATCTCTCGGCCGCCGAGGATTGGCTGGGTGCCCGGCTGCTGCACCGGACGACTCGCAAGGTCAGCCTCACCGAGGCGGGCGCCGCCGCGCTGCCCTCGTGTCGGCAGCTGCTGGACGTCGCGACCGACGCGGCGCATCTCGCCGCCGAGCGCGGCCGTGAGCCGGCGGGTCTGCTGCGCATCACCAGTTCCAGCTCGTTTGCCGAGGCCGAATTGACTGCCGCGCTGGTGGACTTTCAGCGCCAGTACGCACAGGTGGAGCTCGTGCTGTCGGTCAGCGACAAGGCCAGCGATCTGGTCGGCGAGCGTGTGGACCTGGCCGTGCGCCTGACCAACACGCTGGACCCGACGATGATCACGAGGCCGCTGGCGAAATGCCGGTCGATGCTGTGTGCCTCCCCCGCCTATCTCGCGCTGCGCGGCCAGCCGCGCACGGCTGAGGACCTGCGTCAGCATCGCTGCATCGCCCATGCCTTCGGCATCGGCAAGCAGTACCGCTTCACCCGGGGCGACGAGACGGTCGAGGTGCCGGTCTCCTGGAGCTTTCACACCAACGAGACGGCGGTGCTGCGGCGTGCCGTGCTCAGCGGTGCCGGCATCGGCATGCTGCCGACCTACTATCTGGGCGACGACCTGAGCACCGGTCGCCTGGTTCGCCTGCTGCCGGACCACGAGCCGGGCGTGCTCGGCATCCACGCCATCTACCTGTCGCGCAAGCACCAGCCACTGGCCTTGCGTCTGCTGGTGGATTTTCTGGCGGCGCGCTTTGCCGGCGACCCCGCGCCCTGGGATCGGGCGATCGAGGCACGCCAGACGGCGGCCCGCCGCGGGTTCAAATCTTGATGAAGTTCGTCGCCGACAGGGGGCCGAAAGGCAACTCCGACAAACGGCCGCCTGATGCCAGCGAGCCGATATCCACAGGGAAGTAGCCGATGGCTTCCAGCACCTTGCGGACAGCCATCTTCGCGTCAAGGTCGTCGCCGGCATAGAACTGCACGCGCTGGCCGCCGGACACTTCGGGCTGCGCCAGCACCTTCACGTCCAGATGATTCAGCGCCTTGACGACACGGGCGCCTGGCACGTGTTGCTGGAAGACTTCGCTCGACGAGCGGCCACCCAGGTCAATGGCCTTGATGCCGTAGGCAGCCAATGGATTGCCGGGGTCTTGAGCATCGGGCGAGTCCGGATCCAGGAACTCGACGGGGTTGGTGGCGTCGATGACGATGCGCTTGTTCCAGGCAGGCAGACCCGCAAGCGCGGTGCCCAGGTCGGTCCAGCGTACGGCGATGAGGACGATGTCGGCCGATGCCGCTTCCGCCACCGTGCCGGCCGTGATGGCGCCGCCGAGTTCTGCCACCAGCGGGGCCAGTGAGGCCGGTCCGCGACGGTTGGCGATGGTTGCTGCGATACCCTTGTTCGCCAGGGCCCGAGCCACGTTGCTGCCGAGGCCGCCTGAGCCGATGATGCCGATGTTCATGAGGTTGTCCTTCGTTGGGTTGAGGTCAGAGGGGAAGTTCAAAGGGAATCTGCGAGGGTGTTCGCCCCTGCTTGTGCTGGATCAGACGAGCCGGCCTGCGGCTTGCAGGCCCAAGCCGAGACGCTTGATTTCGGCTTCGCCGCGGTGCAGCGCGTGCTTGCTGGTGTGCACGGAGTACGTGCCCATGACGAGCGGATGCGGGTGCGGTGCGGCGGAGCCCAGTACGAAGCGTGTGTCGGCCTGCGCGACGAAATCGATGGCTGTCTCCGAGGGCGTGAAGCTGACGAGTTCGCCAGCGCTGATCGCCTCGCCTGCCATCACTTGCCCGCTGGCAACGGCCGCCCAGGCCACGGTGTGACCAGCAGGCGGCGTGTAGCGCCAGCGTTCACCTTGACGTAGCGTCAACGCCAGATAGGTCATGGAGGACGGCGGCTCGATCGCGCTTTGTGCTGCGCCGTAGCGGCCCATCAGCACGCGCGCTGGACCCACTTGCGGCACCTCGGACGGCGCCAGGTACTGGCTGAAGGCGGGTGCGTTCTCTTGATCGGCGGGCAGAGCGACCCACAGCTGAAAGCCCTCGCCGAGCGAGTCGCCCACCGGTTCGCCGGTGTGCCAGACACCGGCACCTGCTTGCATCCACTCCACGCCACCGGCTGGCAACACACCGGCCTTGCCCGTGCTGTCGGCGTAGCGCACGTCGCCCAGCGCCATGAAGGTCAAGGTGGCGATACCCGAATGGGGGTGCATGCCGAAGCGCGTGGCGCCGGCCTGCGCCTTGAAGTTCACCAAGTCCAGAAAGATGAAGGGCTTCAGCACCTGCCCCAGGTCACCCGGGCTCATCAGGCGGGTGATCGGGCCATGCGTTTGGCCCCGGGTGCGGTGCACGATGGCGCGCACTGCACGGGCGGGGACCTCACTGGCTGAACGTGTGGGCAGGGTGGACATCGGTAGGTTGCCAAGCGTTGATGCGATGTCGCAAGCATAGAAAAGCCTTCTTTGCTTGAATAGACGGCACAATGGGATTGGACTCATCCAAAAAGGCAATTAATCCAAGCATGCTGGACCTCAACGATGTCGCCGTCTTCGTGCAAGTGGTGCGCAGCGGCAGCTTTGCCGAGACCGCGCGGCGCCTGGGCATACCGCCGAACACCCTCAGTCGCCGGGTCCAGCAACTGGAAGCGCGGCTGGGCACGCGGCTGTTGCAACGGTCCACTCGCAAGCTCTCGCTGACGAATGCCGGTCAAGACTTCTACGACCGTTGCGCCGGCGCGGTGGAAACGCTCAGTGACGCGGGCCAAGCACTGATGTCCGGCAACGAGGTGCCCAGCGGCTTGGTGCGGGTGGCGGCACCGGCCGAATTCTTCGACTTCTTTCCAATGGAATGTCTTGCGGATTTCCTGGCCGCGCATCCGCTGGTGCGTGTGGACTTCGTCCTCAGCGATGCGCGCGCCGACCTGATCGCAGACCGCATCGACGTCGCCATCCGGGGCGGGGTGCTGGAAGACTCCGGATTCTTCGCGCTTCAGGTGCTCGACGCCGGCCTGGACGGTCTGGTGGCCAGTCCGGCTTACCTCGCCGCACGGGGCGCACCCGCCACCCTGGAGGACTTGGCTGACCACGACTGCCTTTTCTTCGCGCACCCGAGCGGGCGTGCGCCCTGGCGGCTCTCAGGGCTGGATGGCGCCGACGTCGACGTGCAGGTGGCCGGCCGGTTCAGCGCCAACACCGCGCAGGCCTTGCATAAAGCGGCCTTGGCCGGCTTGGGCATTGCGCTGCTGCCGTCGACGATCACGCGTCGTGCACTGAGCACCGGCATGCTGGTGCCGGTGCTGCCGCAGTTCCATCGAAAGGGGCACGGCGTCCACTTGGTCTATCCCAGTCGCCGCCACGTGCCTTCGGCCGTTGCTGCGTTCATTGAGTTGGTGGCCGATAAGCTGAGTGAACTGGAAGACTTGCCAATCACGGTGCCTTGCACGCCTGCCTGAGGTTTGTACCGTCGCCGGTGGGCCGAGTTGCGTGCAGTGGACTTGAGACCACGCTGGAATTTCCGAGACGGCAGGCACCTCCGACTGCGAGCAGCAATGCAGATGCCTACGCCGTTGTAGCGTCATCCATGATTCGCTCATCGCCACCGCCCTGTCCGATCCACACGAATACGTTCGCGGCCAAGCCGACAACGCAGCTTGCGATTTGCAGCTCTATCTCGGGGTCAAGGTCCATGGCGACGACCCGAGCCACACTGAGAAGCTGGCCAATGCCATTGAAGGGCTCAGGCGAGCACGTGACGCCTGACTCAAACGTTTGACTTGATGCAAACACCATCGAATCACGGCGCGCACCTCCTGAGCCAAGCGCACGTCCATCCAGAAGGAGGTCGTTTTGCAAGTGGACCGCTACTGCGGACTCCATCCTTGAAATGCGCCATCGACTTTGCCCACGTATCGGTGGTACAGGACACCAACTGAACAGACTTCATGGGTCACCTTCTCGGCACGGTGGCTTCGGACTTGCCGCACTTCCAGCGCGGAAACATCGATAAGTGACCTTCGGCCAAGTGGTTGGGTGGAGAGCATCCGGAAAATGGGGCTCACGGTTGTCACCACTACGAACCACGATGCCAAGTAGCTCCCAACAAATCGCCTGCAACAAGGCCGCCGAATGCAAACTCCAGGTGAACGCCCATCGCCAGACTTTCGCTCAAGCCAACACGGCTCCGGGGCAGTGTGCAGCAAACGGCTGGGACTTATGCACTGAAACGCTGAACGGTGATTTTGATTTGGACACCCCTGTCGGGCAGGCGCTGTTGACCAGTCTTCTTAGGCACCAACCAAGCCTCATCCAAACGCTCAGT
The Roseateles amylovorans genome window above contains:
- a CDS encoding MBL fold metallo-hydrolase, with amino-acid sequence MGIVAAAATGAAAQTAAPLTVKVYNADGNSFHVNAVVVSGKTEALVIDSGFTRADALRVAANVLDSGKTLKTIFISNADPDFYFGAEVLKAYFPQAQVLTTPAVREKIQTKLAGKVAFWAPKMGANAPHKPIVPDLLQGTSLIVDGETVEVRGTTGELAHRPYVWIPSIKTIAGNIAIFGNLHVWTADTQKASERQAWFAQLDELEALKPATVVPGHMAPGTAMDASAIRYTRDYLQRFDVEAAKAKTGAELIDAMKKAYPQAGMGLALDIGAKVNKGEMQW
- a CDS encoding LysR family transcriptional regulator gives rise to the protein MDRLTAARVFVEVAERGSLTQTAEHLEMSTAMVSRYLSAAEDWLGARLLHRTTRKVSLTEAGAAALPSCRQLLDVATDAAHLAAERGREPAGLLRITSSSSFAEAELTAALVDFQRQYAQVELVLSVSDKASDLVGERVDLAVRLTNTLDPTMITRPLAKCRSMLCASPAYLALRGQPRTAEDLRQHRCIAHAFGIGKQYRFTRGDETVEVPVSWSFHTNETAVLRRAVLSGAGIGMLPTYYLGDDLSTGRLVRLLPDHEPGVLGIHAIYLSRKHQPLALRLLVDFLAARFAGDPAPWDRAIEARQTAARRGFKS
- a CDS encoding NADPH-dependent F420 reductase; amino-acid sequence: MNIGIIGSGGLGSNVARALANKGIAATIANRRGPASLAPLVAELGGAITAGTVAEAASADIVLIAVRWTDLGTALAGLPAWNKRIVIDATNPVEFLDPDSPDAQDPGNPLAAYGIKAIDLGGRSSSEVFQQHVPGARVVKALNHLDVKVLAQPEVSGGQRVQFYAGDDLDAKMAVRKVLEAIGYFPVDIGSLASGGRLSELPFGPLSATNFIKI
- a CDS encoding pirin family protein; this encodes MSTLPTRSASEVPARAVRAIVHRTRGQTHGPITRLMSPGDLGQVLKPFIFLDLVNFKAQAGATRFGMHPHSGIATLTFMALGDVRYADSTGKAGVLPAGGVEWMQAGAGVWHTGEPVGDSLGEGFQLWVALPADQENAPAFSQYLAPSEVPQVGPARVLMGRYGAAQSAIEPPSSMTYLALTLRQGERWRYTPPAGHTVAWAAVASGQVMAGEAISAGELVSFTPSETAIDFVAQADTRFVLGSAAPHPHPLVMGTYSVHTSKHALHRGEAEIKRLGLGLQAAGRLV
- a CDS encoding LysR family transcriptional regulator, which codes for MLDLNDVAVFVQVVRSGSFAETARRLGIPPNTLSRRVQQLEARLGTRLLQRSTRKLSLTNAGQDFYDRCAGAVETLSDAGQALMSGNEVPSGLVRVAAPAEFFDFFPMECLADFLAAHPLVRVDFVLSDARADLIADRIDVAIRGGVLEDSGFFALQVLDAGLDGLVASPAYLAARGAPATLEDLADHDCLFFAHPSGRAPWRLSGLDGADVDVQVAGRFSANTAQALHKAALAGLGIALLPSTITRRALSTGMLVPVLPQFHRKGHGVHLVYPSRRHVPSAVAAFIELVADKLSELEDLPITVPCTPA